The Methanohalophilus portucalensis genome window below encodes:
- a CDS encoding flavodoxin domain-containing protein, producing MPELAVVYLSTQGNTKKMAEAIAEGARTRHVEVKVPGQGTLK from the coding sequence ATGCCAGAATTAGCAGTAGTATACCTGAGTACTCAGGGGAATACCAAAAAGATGGCTGAGGCCATAGCTGAAGGTGCCAGGACAAGGCACGTTGAAGTAAAGGTGCCAGGACAAGGCACGTTGAAGTAA
- the phrB gene encoding deoxyribodipyrimidine photo-lyase — MPNTGRIHWLNEKPVVRGTYVLYWMQSSQRVDYNHALEFAIQQANEMDLPLLVLFCLTEYPEANLRHYTFMFEGLVQTKESLEELGVQFVMLKGNPVDVVHEFARDASLLITDQDYQKLQRRWRVNLAESISCPFAQVESNVIVPVETVSDKEEWSAATLRKKIHKHLDEFMHPFELSTLANSSFSIDVDSLDPNDFEQILESMDIGMNVEPSAVYKGGIHQARKKLSDFISGRLGDYAEKRNDPNLDFLSGMSPYLHFGQISPLEIALKVQDAKGYGSTAYMEELVVRRELAMNFVYYDQDYDSLRCLPNWAKKTLAEHRDDFRQYVYTLEEFEQARTHDPYWNAAQKEMVLTGKMHGYMRMYWGKKILEWTEGPEDAYQIALYLNNKYELDGRDPNGYAGIAWCFGKHDRAWKEREVFGKVRYMNANGLKRKFDADGYVEKIANLEEKLG; from the coding sequence ATGCCAAATACTGGAAGAATTCACTGGCTAAATGAGAAACCTGTTGTAAGAGGGACATACGTACTCTACTGGATGCAATCTTCCCAGCGTGTGGATTATAATCATGCACTGGAATTTGCCATACAACAGGCAAATGAAATGGATTTGCCTTTGTTGGTTCTATTCTGCCTGACAGAATATCCTGAAGCCAATCTGCGTCATTATACATTCATGTTTGAAGGTTTGGTCCAAACAAAAGAATCCCTGGAAGAATTGGGAGTACAATTTGTAATGTTAAAGGGAAACCCTGTTGATGTTGTCCATGAATTTGCCCGGGATGCAAGCCTGTTGATTACCGATCAGGATTACCAGAAATTACAACGCCGCTGGCGTGTGAATCTTGCCGAATCGATTTCCTGTCCTTTTGCGCAGGTGGAAAGTAATGTTATAGTGCCGGTGGAAACTGTTTCCGATAAGGAGGAATGGTCGGCAGCCACCCTGCGTAAGAAAATCCATAAACATCTTGATGAATTCATGCACCCCTTTGAATTATCCACTTTGGCCAATTCATCCTTCTCAATTGATGTGGATTCTCTGGATCCGAATGATTTTGAACAAATTCTGGAGAGTATGGATATTGGCATGAATGTAGAGCCCTCTGCGGTATATAAAGGGGGAATTCATCAGGCCAGAAAAAAACTGTCCGATTTTATATCAGGCAGACTGGGGGATTATGCTGAAAAACGTAATGACCCAAACCTTGATTTCCTTTCGGGAATGAGTCCCTATCTGCATTTCGGTCAAATTTCACCACTTGAGATTGCACTGAAAGTCCAGGATGCTAAAGGTTATGGATCGACCGCATATATGGAAGAACTTGTTGTTCGCAGGGAACTGGCAATGAACTTTGTGTATTATGATCAGGATTACGACTCCCTTCGCTGCCTTCCCAATTGGGCAAAAAAGACTCTTGCAGAACACCGGGATGATTTCAGGCAGTATGTATATACTCTGGAAGAGTTTGAGCAGGCCCGGACTCATGATCCATACTGGAACGCAGCCCAGAAGGAAATGGTCCTGACAGGAAAAATGCACGGTTACATGCGCATGTACTGGGGCAAGAAGATACTTGAATGGACTGAAGGCCCGGAGGATGCATACCAAATTGCGCTGTATCTTAACAATAAATATGAGCTGGATGGCAGGGACCCCAATGGTTATGCCGGTATTGCCTGGTGTTTTGGTAAGCATGACCGGGCCTGGAAGGAACGTGAGGTATTCGGGAAAGTACGTTATATGAATGCCAACGGGCTAAAACGGAAATTTGATGCTGATGGTTATGTGGAAAAGATTGCCAACCTGGAAGAAAAATTGGGTTAA
- a CDS encoding flavodoxin domain-containing protein: protein MDSFFEWDPAEAASADAIAVGSSTFDYAMHPPISKFIDKMVQFGVEGKTGAAFGSYGWSGEAPVQIANKLRKAGMEVIDPVLRIQYAPNEKDLLECNRLGKDLAGKLKRK from the coding sequence GTGGACAGTTTTTTCGAATGGGATCCTGCAGAAGCAGCTTCTGCCGATGCGATTGCTGTGGGTTCATCCACATTTGACTATGCCATGCATCCGCCAATTTCTAAATTTATTGATAAAATGGTGCAATTTGGGGTAGAAGGAAAAACCGGTGCTGCTTTTGGTTCCTATGGCTGGAGTGGGGAAGCCCCTGTCCAGATAGCAAACAAACTACGTAAAGCAGGTATGGAAGTTATAGACCCTGTACTGAGAATCCAGTATGCTCCAAATGAAAAGGACCTTCTGGAATGCAACAGGCTTGGCAAGGATCTGGCCGGAAAATTGAAAAGAAAGTGA